The nucleotide window TCAATGCCATCACCTCCAGTCAGGAGCTGCAGTGGATGGTTCAGCCTGCAGTCCTAGCATCCATGCCAGGGTCATGCCTGCGTCCTCTCCCCTACGAATCACTGGAAAGGAACAATGTAGGACCCCTGAGGCACTCACGCCAAGGGGTCATCCGGACTGTcggcaacacacacaggcaaagcaGACACCATCATCAGGTAAGAAATTCAGCTCAACACTTGCTGCCCGTTCTCAAGCAATGGACAGTTCCGATGCATGTTTTAATGCAAAGTTATTAGTTTTTTACTAATCTGTTGCTTGGTTTCCAGCTCGACTCAGAtgaggaggaaaagaggagactgAGGCGGGAGAGGAACAAGCTGGCCGCTGCCAAGTGTCGCAACCGAAGGAGAGAGCTGACCGACCAACTCCAAGAAGTAAGCAAAATAGAATAGAAATTATCACTCTGCTAAGAATGGCAAACTACCTTCAATGTCAAGTCAATGCAGATGCCAATCAcagtcaaaatctatttggATTCAATCTCTCGATATATGCTTCAATTACAATGGATGTTTTGATTGATGGTTTGCGCTCTCTGTGTGGTCCTAAGGAGACGGAGGAGCTGGAGCGGGAGCAGGCTGGCCTCCAGACCCAAGTGGAGAAACTTCAGGAGGAGCGACACAAGCTGGAGCTCATGCTCGTGTCCCACACCTCTGAGTGCCGGCTCCTCTGTGACCACCAGCCTCAGGCCCCATCAGCCACTCCTTCACCCATGACCATGCTCCCCTCGGaggcctcaccccacccccacagccccccgaGGGTGAAACAGGAGCCTGCAGAGGAGATGCAGGCGTTTTCCCTGCAACACAAACACTCCACCGATGATTCCCCCTACCACCATAACCACCATGCTGGGGAGTACTGTCCCAGTGTGGACTGTTTCAGCAGCTCCCGCCTGGCTGACTGCAGCCCAAGCCAGGTCATGGATCTCTCCAGCCCCATGATTCCCCACCCCAGCCTAGGAGGACAGGCAAGAGACGGGGCCTCGCCCAGGGAAGGCACCCTCTCCAAAGACATGCTCTCCAAGCTCCATCCCACCCACAGTGCCATGTCTCTGGATGATGGGGGTGTgggtcctctcttctcccccactTTGCTGACTCTTTGAGGGGATACTGTGCTTACTCTAACCTCTCTATTGTACATTGGACTCTTTTGAATGTCATGGGTCAATGTAACTGTTTCCCACTTGGGGGGGATCTATCTGTACATATTTTACTCATCAGCAACAAACACCTTTAAATTCTAGGCAAAGGATCTTATTTTGCTAATAGAGTAGTAGTTGTATTCAATAAACACTAGATGGTGCTGCGAAATACTGGCTGAGCACAAACATT belongs to Osmerus eperlanus chromosome 8, fOsmEpe2.1, whole genome shotgun sequence and includes:
- the LOC134025419 gene encoding fos-related antigen 2-like isoform X1 is translated as MVKDQLLNGFLESINVQPNMHQDFSVLTDTCRNSKMDLLEHSPNAINSWNPSKADQSPVKMQISSSPFIPTINAITSSQELQWMVQPAVLASMPGSCLRPLPYESLERNNVGPLRHSRQGVIRTVGNTHRQSRHHHQLDSDEEEKRRLRRERNKLAAAKCRNRRRELTDQLQEETEELEREQAGLQTQVEKLQEERHKLELMLVSHTSECRLLCDHQPQAPSATPSPMTMLPSEASPHPHSPPRVKQEPAEEMQAFSLQHKHSTDDSPYHHNHHAGEYCPSVDCFSSSRLADCSPSQVMDLSSPMIPHPSLGGQARDGASPREGTLSKDMLSKLHPTHSAMSLDDGGVGPLFSPTLLTL
- the LOC134025419 gene encoding fos-related antigen 2-like isoform X2 → MRLFDLREPLDLEGMDLLEHSPNAINSWNPSKADQSPVKMQISSSPFIPTINAITSSQELQWMVQPAVLASMPGSCLRPLPYESLERNNVGPLRHSRQGVIRTVGNTHRQSRHHHQLDSDEEEKRRLRRERNKLAAAKCRNRRRELTDQLQEETEELEREQAGLQTQVEKLQEERHKLELMLVSHTSECRLLCDHQPQAPSATPSPMTMLPSEASPHPHSPPRVKQEPAEEMQAFSLQHKHSTDDSPYHHNHHAGEYCPSVDCFSSSRLADCSPSQVMDLSSPMIPHPSLGGQARDGASPREGTLSKDMLSKLHPTHSAMSLDDGGVGPLFSPTLLTL